A genomic region of Leptotrichia hofstadii contains the following coding sequences:
- a CDS encoding V-type ATP synthase subunit D, with the protein MARLNVNPTRMELSRLKIRLKTAKSGHKLLKDKQDELMRQFIILIKQNRKLREEVEGKLQNSFKDFLLARGVMSDEMLESAIAYSEDKLLADIKTKNVMSVIVPTMTFNRDMENAEVSYPYGYAQTSADLDDAVDGLNRVMKDLLELVEIEKACQLMADEVEKTRRRVNALEYMTIPQLEETIRYIQMKLDENERSSITRLMKVKDMMAEKA; encoded by the coding sequence ATGGCAAGATTAAATGTAAATCCTACAAGAATGGAACTGAGCCGTTTAAAGATACGTCTAAAAACTGCTAAAAGTGGACATAAACTGTTAAAGGACAAGCAAGACGAACTTATGCGTCAATTTATTATTTTGATAAAGCAGAATAGAAAATTGCGTGAAGAAGTGGAAGGGAAATTACAAAATTCATTTAAGGATTTCTTGCTTGCAAGAGGTGTAATGTCCGATGAAATGCTTGAAAGTGCTATCGCATATTCAGAAGACAAACTTTTAGCAGATATAAAAACAAAAAATGTAATGAGTGTAATTGTGCCAACAATGACTTTTAATAGAGATATGGAAAATGCAGAAGTATCTTATCCTTATGGATATGCTCAAACATCTGCTGATTTGGATGATGCTGTTGATGGCTTGAATCGGGTAATGAAAGACTTGCTGGAACTGGTAGAAATCGAAAAGGCATGTCAGCTTATGGCAGATGAAGTGGAAAAAACAAGACGGCGTGTAAATGCGCTGGAATATATGACAATTCCACAGCTTGAAGAAACAATCCGTTATATTCAGATGAAACTTGATGAAAATGAAAGATCAAGCATCACAAGGCTTATGAAAGTTAAGGATATGATGGCTGAAAAAGCGTAA